In the Ilumatobacteraceae bacterium genome, one interval contains:
- a CDS encoding ATP-binding protein, whose protein sequence is MTSAEILRNAFLTSDLTEEQRTELISAGTERGFVADDQLFDEGRTADQIWILVEGTIELSRFLGGRPVVVAEMSTPGQWAGGLTAWGEVDGHSAYRASARATAAGRCLVVPSDQLSELVGRWAPFAKHMITGVYQTIRGIDALARERESLVALGTLAAGLAHEINNPAAASLRSVEALSGTGEHMLSSLVALAEHGIIAGQFLELDRLRLALGRTETATSAATALAVADREETLGSWMDVRSIPLAWRMAPVLASAGADEEWLEQVESTVGTPALDAALRWISSTFGAAALMDELRDAISRISHLVEDVKTYSQLDRAEVQMIDITSGIESTLVMLGPKLHGVTIERSYDPDLPTVEVFAAELNQVWTNLIENAADAMGSGGTLRISTAREGDVVVVRMDDDGCGMPTDVLARVFEPFFTTKDVGKGTGLGLDISRRIIVDRHGGEIDVDSVPGRTSVSVRLPLRR, encoded by the coding sequence GTGACGTCCGCCGAGATCCTCCGCAACGCGTTCCTGACGAGCGATCTGACCGAGGAGCAGCGCACGGAACTGATCTCTGCCGGTACGGAGCGTGGATTCGTTGCCGACGACCAGTTGTTCGACGAGGGGCGCACCGCCGACCAGATCTGGATCCTGGTGGAGGGAACGATCGAATTGAGCCGCTTCCTCGGCGGACGGCCGGTCGTCGTCGCGGAGATGTCGACGCCGGGCCAATGGGCCGGCGGGCTCACGGCGTGGGGTGAGGTCGACGGGCATTCCGCGTACCGAGCGAGTGCTCGCGCAACCGCAGCGGGTCGATGTCTGGTGGTGCCCTCCGATCAGCTCAGTGAGCTCGTCGGTCGCTGGGCGCCGTTCGCGAAACACATGATCACCGGCGTCTACCAAACGATCCGTGGCATCGATGCGTTGGCGCGCGAACGGGAGTCACTCGTCGCGCTCGGCACCCTCGCTGCCGGACTGGCACACGAGATCAACAATCCTGCCGCTGCGTCACTCCGCTCGGTCGAGGCGCTGAGCGGCACGGGAGAGCACATGTTGTCGTCGCTCGTGGCGTTGGCCGAGCACGGCATCATCGCCGGACAGTTTCTCGAACTCGATCGACTGCGGCTGGCGCTCGGGCGAACGGAGACGGCAACGTCTGCGGCGACAGCGCTCGCCGTCGCCGATCGTGAGGAAACGCTCGGGTCGTGGATGGACGTACGATCGATTCCGCTGGCCTGGCGGATGGCGCCGGTCCTCGCATCGGCGGGCGCCGACGAGGAGTGGCTGGAACAGGTCGAATCGACGGTCGGAACGCCTGCACTCGACGCTGCTCTGCGCTGGATCTCGAGCACGTTCGGCGCTGCAGCGCTCATGGACGAGTTGCGCGACGCCATCTCGCGGATTTCCCACCTGGTCGAGGATGTGAAGACCTACTCACAGCTCGACCGCGCCGAGGTCCAGATGATCGACATCACCTCGGGCATCGAGAGCACGTTGGTCATGCTGGGCCCGAAACTCCACGGTGTCACCATCGAGCGCAGCTACGACCCGGACCTCCCCACCGTGGAGGTGTTCGCTGCGGAACTCAACCAGGTCTGGACCAATCTGATCGAAAATGCTGCCGACGCGATGGGCTCGGGCGGCACCCTCCGCATCTCGACCGCTCGTGAGGGCGACGTCGTCGTCGTACGAATGGACGACGATGGTTGTGGAATGCCGACCGACGTCCTCGCCAGAGTGTTCGAGCCGTTCTTCACGACGAAAGACGTTGGCAAGGGAACCGGACTCGGTCTCGACATCTCGCGGCGGATCATCGTCGATCGGCACGGCGGTGAAATCGACGTCGACTCGGTGCCGGGCAGGACTTCCGTCAGCGTGAGGCTCCCGCTGCGCCGGTGA
- a CDS encoding GNAT family N-acetyltransferase gives MAPGSQLTVRRAVADDWPAIWAIFRAVVAGGDTYAYPADIDEDAARTVWLHLDEGRTVTFVAEADGAVVGTALLKPNLPGLGDHVANAGWMVDPERAGQGIGRVFALGVIQEARELGFRAMQFNAVVATNERALALWRSLGFAVVGTIPAAFRHSAEGETDLCIMYRSL, from the coding sequence GTGGCGCCCGGTTCGCAACTCACGGTTCGCCGGGCGGTCGCCGACGACTGGCCTGCGATCTGGGCGATCTTCCGCGCCGTCGTCGCCGGTGGCGACACGTATGCGTACCCGGCCGACATCGACGAGGACGCCGCGCGTACCGTGTGGCTCCACCTCGACGAGGGACGGACGGTCACGTTCGTCGCCGAGGCGGACGGCGCCGTGGTCGGCACGGCTCTGCTCAAGCCGAATCTGCCCGGACTCGGCGACCACGTGGCGAACGCCGGCTGGATGGTCGATCCGGAGCGAGCCGGACAGGGCATCGGCCGGGTGTTCGCGCTCGGCGTGATCCAGGAGGCTCGCGAACTCGGGTTCCGGGCGATGCAGTTCAACGCCGTCGTGGCCACCAACGAGCGTGCACTGGCGTTGTGGCGATCACTCGGCTTCGCGGTCGTCGGCACGATCCCGGCAGCGTTTCGCCACTCGGCCGAGGGTGAGACCGACCTCTGCATCATGTACCGCAGTCTCTGA
- a CDS encoding response regulator transcription factor: MTIRVLIADDQDLVRTGLGMILDAQPGIEVAGQVANGRDAVEQARRLRPDVCLFDIRMPELNGIEATRILAGPDVADPMPVVVITTFDLDEYVHDALKAGARGFLLKDAGPELLVQAIHAAANGDALIAPSVTARLLAAFASGAASTPAQPLEPLTEREEEVLLTVARGRTNAEIAEELYISLSTVKTHLASLMNKLSARNRVEIAMWAYETGRVN; the protein is encoded by the coding sequence ATGACGATCCGGGTCCTGATCGCCGACGATCAAGACCTCGTCCGCACCGGCCTCGGCATGATCCTCGATGCGCAACCGGGGATCGAGGTCGCCGGACAGGTCGCCAACGGACGCGACGCCGTCGAGCAGGCCAGGCGCCTGCGACCCGACGTGTGCCTGTTCGACATCCGGATGCCCGAGCTCAACGGGATCGAAGCCACCCGCATCCTCGCCGGCCCCGACGTCGCCGACCCGATGCCGGTCGTCGTCATCACGACGTTCGATCTCGACGAGTACGTGCACGACGCGCTCAAGGCCGGCGCTCGGGGCTTCCTGCTCAAGGACGCCGGCCCGGAACTCCTGGTGCAGGCGATCCATGCCGCGGCGAACGGCGATGCACTGATCGCCCCCAGCGTCACCGCCCGCTTGCTGGCCGCCTTCGCGTCGGGAGCCGCATCGACCCCCGCGCAACCGCTCGAGCCGCTCACCGAGCGCGAGGAGGAAGTGCTGCTCACCGTCGCACGCGGCCGCACCAACGCGGAGATCGCCGAGGAGTTGTACATCAGCCTCAGCACGGTCAAGACCCACCTGGCGAGCCTCATGAACAAGCTCTCCGCCAGGAACCGTGTCGAGATCGCGATGTGGGCATACGAGACCGGTCGGGTCAACTAG
- a CDS encoding FAD-dependent oxidoreductase, with translation MTVDDDLAVSQAITRDLRSRYADRYRIVRTSSGSEALASLDELARRDVPVAMIVADHRMPEMTGIDMLERSLAVAGDAKLILLTAYADTDVAIKAINEIGIDHYLMKPWSPPEDRLYPVVDDLLDDWERGNHRRFDGVRVVGNRWSSRSYDTRMFLARNHLHYQWLEIGRDAEADRLLDLFGTGGDALPLVVLPDGTVQHGAELTVLADALGLGTHTTSDLYDVVVVGAGPAGLAAAVYAASEGLRTAVIERDAPGGQAAQSARIENYLGFPKGLSGADLSHRAITQARRLGAEMVLTRSVESLERRGTVHAVRFDDGREVEARAVVLATGVSYRKLPADGLDVLTGRGVYYGAAAADARATMGQDVYIVGAANSAGQAALHLAEYARRVVLVVRGESISTGMSRYLVERVEAASNIDVRLQSEILSGGGLDHLEWLQLVDRRTGQEEKVETNWLYAFIGALPRTDWLGDFVARDERGFILTGPDVGVLGGDEHTWPLERAPFLLETSSPGIFAAGDVRRSSMKRVASAVGEGSSSISNVHLYLETV, from the coding sequence ATGACGGTGGACGACGACCTCGCGGTGTCACAGGCGATCACACGCGACCTTCGGAGTCGCTACGCCGACCGCTACCGGATCGTCCGGACCTCGTCGGGCAGCGAGGCGCTCGCGTCCCTCGATGAGCTGGCTCGGCGCGATGTGCCGGTCGCGATGATCGTGGCCGACCACCGGATGCCCGAGATGACCGGTATCGACATGCTCGAACGATCCCTCGCTGTCGCCGGTGACGCCAAGCTGATCTTGCTCACTGCTTACGCGGACACCGACGTCGCGATCAAGGCGATCAACGAGATCGGCATCGACCATTACTTGATGAAGCCGTGGTCGCCGCCGGAAGACCGCCTCTACCCGGTCGTCGACGACCTGCTCGACGACTGGGAGCGCGGCAACCACCGGCGGTTCGACGGGGTCCGGGTGGTCGGCAACCGTTGGTCGTCGCGGAGCTACGACACCCGGATGTTCCTGGCAAGGAACCACCTTCACTACCAATGGCTCGAAATCGGGCGCGACGCCGAGGCCGATCGTCTCCTCGATCTGTTCGGCACCGGTGGCGATGCTCTCCCGCTGGTCGTGCTTCCTGATGGCACCGTGCAGCACGGCGCCGAGCTGACGGTGCTCGCCGACGCCCTCGGGTTGGGAACCCACACCACTTCCGACTTGTATGACGTCGTGGTCGTCGGGGCGGGCCCGGCGGGCCTGGCAGCGGCGGTCTACGCGGCGTCGGAAGGTCTCCGTACCGCCGTGATCGAGCGCGACGCTCCTGGTGGTCAGGCGGCCCAAAGCGCCCGCATCGAGAACTACCTGGGCTTCCCGAAAGGACTGAGTGGTGCCGACCTGTCGCATCGGGCGATCACCCAGGCGCGCCGGTTGGGAGCCGAGATGGTCCTGACGCGTAGCGTCGAATCGCTGGAGCGACGCGGAACTGTCCACGCCGTGCGGTTCGACGACGGGCGTGAGGTCGAGGCTCGCGCGGTCGTGCTCGCGACGGGCGTTTCCTACCGGAAGCTTCCAGCCGACGGGTTGGACGTGCTCACCGGTCGCGGGGTGTACTACGGCGCCGCCGCAGCAGATGCCAGGGCCACGATGGGCCAGGACGTGTACATCGTCGGCGCCGCGAATTCGGCGGGACAGGCGGCGCTGCATCTCGCTGAATACGCGCGCCGGGTCGTCCTCGTCGTGCGCGGTGAGTCGATCTCGACCGGTATGTCGCGTTACCTGGTGGAGCGTGTCGAAGCCGCCAGCAACATCGACGTCCGCCTGCAGTCGGAGATCCTCAGCGGTGGCGGGTTGGATCACCTCGAGTGGTTGCAGCTCGTCGATCGCCGCACCGGCCAGGAGGAGAAGGTGGAGACGAACTGGTTGTATGCCTTCATCGGCGCGCTGCCTCGGACCGACTGGCTCGGTGACTTCGTTGCCCGCGATGAACGCGGCTTCATCCTCACGGGTCCCGATGTTGGTGTGCTCGGCGGTGACGAGCACACCTGGCCGCTCGAGCGAGCGCCGTTCCTGCTCGAGACCAGCAGCCCAGGCATCTTCGCCGCGGGCGATGTGCGTCGGTCGTCGATGAAGCGTGTGGCGTCTGCCGTCGGCGAAGGATCGAGTTCGATCAGCAACGTCCACCTGTACCTGGAGACCGTGTGA
- a CDS encoding histidine kinase, translating into MIPASVRSFLAEPAVADPPRRNRRDWVLVTAISVGAVLEAFLRTDDGWTDFPVGWRLASLVMFFVAVPPAILVRRTRPLLATLWGFTPTIAFGVVAALWVGAFGGLNLVAVILIVPYALFRWGSGRDAALGALVMIGAGIFGNLSDPGGIGDWIGGFIVLGIPVEAGLLVRYRNNVRARMIEDAKSREREQLARELHDTVAHHVSAIAVQAQAGQAMAANDPQRAVEILAVIEQAATTTLNEMRTMVGSLRSGTDGDLAPQQGVVDLPRLAAGAAGALRIDVEIADELGHLTPTVDSAVYRIAQESITNAVRHARRAQRVDVRVEPVGDLVRVTVTDDGEGSDQPGGQGYGLLGMAERTHLLGGQFVAGPVTPRGWRVRADLPRLEVAS; encoded by the coding sequence GTGATTCCCGCGAGTGTCCGCAGCTTCCTGGCCGAACCGGCCGTCGCGGACCCGCCACGGAGGAACCGACGGGACTGGGTGCTCGTGACCGCGATCTCGGTCGGGGCCGTCCTCGAGGCATTCCTCCGGACGGACGACGGCTGGACCGACTTCCCCGTCGGCTGGCGATTGGCCTCGCTCGTGATGTTCTTCGTCGCCGTCCCCCCTGCGATCCTCGTTCGTCGGACGAGGCCGCTGCTGGCGACGCTCTGGGGATTCACCCCGACGATCGCGTTCGGGGTCGTCGCGGCGCTCTGGGTCGGGGCCTTCGGTGGACTGAACCTGGTCGCAGTCATCCTGATCGTCCCGTACGCCCTGTTCAGGTGGGGGTCGGGCCGCGACGCCGCGCTCGGGGCACTCGTCATGATCGGCGCCGGGATCTTCGGCAACCTGAGCGACCCGGGCGGCATCGGCGACTGGATCGGCGGCTTCATCGTGCTCGGCATCCCCGTCGAGGCCGGCCTGCTCGTCCGCTACCGCAACAATGTCCGGGCGCGCATGATCGAGGACGCCAAGTCGCGCGAGCGTGAGCAGCTCGCCCGAGAACTGCACGACACGGTCGCCCACCACGTGTCGGCGATCGCGGTCCAGGCCCAGGCCGGACAGGCCATGGCAGCGAACGACCCACAGCGAGCGGTCGAGATCCTGGCGGTCATCGAACAGGCGGCGACCACGACCCTGAACGAGATGCGGACGATGGTCGGGTCGCTGCGGTCGGGTACCGACGGCGACCTCGCACCCCAGCAGGGCGTCGTCGATCTCCCTCGACTCGCCGCCGGTGCCGCCGGCGCACTCCGCATCGATGTCGAGATCGCCGACGAGCTCGGCCACCTCACACCGACCGTCGACAGCGCGGTGTACCGCATCGCCCAGGAGTCGATCACCAACGCTGTGCGGCACGCACGCCGAGCACAGCGCGTCGATGTCCGTGTCGAACCGGTCGGTGACCTCGTGCGGGTGACCGTGACCGATGACGGCGAGGGTTCTGACCAACCGGGCGGACAGGGATACGGTCTGCTCGGCATGGCCGAGCGCACACATCTCCTCGGCGGGCAGTTCGTCGCCGGTCCCGTCACCCCACGCGGGTGGCGGGTCCGGGCCGATCTCCCGCGGCTCGAGGTCGCTTCATGA
- a CDS encoding DUF2891 family protein: MAPDDLPLIRQLATRTLDLIEREYPNSIRLTLDGPPVTPVTPRSLYPAFHGCYDWHSAVHSHWQVVRALHAIPSPDVGFDTAVRSTLGRTLTVGNIRTEMEWIHERPGFEMPYGMAWLLRLCRELRDWGDPQGLAWLDALAPLEAHAIDRFERYCTGMLRPVRGGMHNQSAFSLGLVWDSVEEPTVRSLIAETARRWFGDDTDIDVRFEPSAADFLSPSLSEADLMRRVLSTDRFVRWLERFAPGGFAGLRPVAVVDPSDGQLAHWAGLNLSRSWMMSSIAGALPVDHRLGVELRAGAAAHASAGLPMADHDHYMISHWVPTFAVYLLTGAAGASR, translated from the coding sequence GTGGCGCCCGACGACCTGCCGCTGATCCGTCAACTCGCGACGCGGACCCTCGACCTCATCGAGCGTGAGTATCCCAACAGCATCCGTCTGACGCTCGACGGCCCGCCGGTCACACCGGTCACGCCACGCTCGCTGTACCCGGCGTTCCACGGCTGCTACGACTGGCACTCGGCCGTCCATTCACACTGGCAGGTCGTGCGGGCGCTCCACGCCATACCGTCGCCCGACGTCGGGTTCGACACCGCCGTGCGTTCCACGCTGGGTCGCACGCTGACGGTCGGCAACATCCGAACCGAGATGGAATGGATCCACGAGCGGCCGGGCTTCGAGATGCCGTACGGCATGGCCTGGTTGCTCCGCCTGTGTCGTGAGCTGCGCGACTGGGGCGACCCGCAGGGACTCGCTTGGCTCGATGCGCTCGCACCGCTCGAGGCGCACGCGATCGACCGTTTCGAGCGGTACTGCACCGGCATGCTGCGCCCGGTCCGGGGCGGGATGCACAACCAGTCGGCGTTCTCCCTCGGGCTCGTCTGGGACAGCGTCGAGGAGCCCACCGTTCGATCGCTGATCGCCGAGACCGCTCGCCGGTGGTTCGGCGACGACACCGACATCGACGTGCGGTTCGAGCCGTCGGCCGCCGACTTCCTGTCACCGTCGCTGAGCGAAGCCGACCTGATGCGGCGGGTGCTCTCGACCGACCGGTTCGTGCGATGGCTCGAGCGCTTCGCGCCGGGTGGTTTCGCGGGACTGCGGCCGGTCGCCGTGGTCGACCCGTCCGATGGGCAACTCGCCCACTGGGCCGGCCTCAACCTGAGCCGGAGTTGGATGATGTCGTCGATCGCCGGAGCGCTCCCCGTCGATCATCGCCTCGGTGTCGAACTCCGGGCCGGTGCCGCTGCACACGCGAGCGCCGGGTTGCCGATGGCCGATCACGACCACTACATGATCTCGCACTGGGTGCCGACGTTCGCCGTGTACCTGCTCACCGGCGCAGCGGGAGCCTCACGCTGA
- the aspS gene encoding aspartate--tRNA ligase, with amino-acid sequence MTSTSMRTHQCGELRSEHIGQTVALTGWVGRRREHGDKLAFVDLRDHTGITQCVINDDVDVRSEYVIQVKGVVRARPDGTINPNLPTGEIEVGECEVTILRKATPPPFPVDARADEVDENIRLQHRYIDLRRERMQRNLRVRSAVNAAVRNAMVGQDFVEVETPMLVPSTPEGAREFLVPARKEPGSFYALPQSPQLFKQLLMVGGVDRYYQIARCLRDEDLRADRQYEFMQLDMEMSFVDQDDVLDAVSVAVLDAAEAVTGERPDPIERITWREAMERFGIDKPDLRFGMELTELTDIFAATEFKAFASAESIKGIKVDGAAGDYGRNQLDKLTDRAKSLGAKGLVWLKVTDEGFDSPVAKFLSDDEVVAIEATMAAETGDLILIVADEWMTTCEVLGTLRNDLGRPPVHQGPYKYVWVVEFPLFVGRDKETGRPKSGHHPFTMPHPDDIDKFDTDPMSVRSIAYDLVLNGWELGSGSIRIHEPELQRKVFTALGISAEEADKKFGFFLNPFEYGAPPHGGFAFGLDRLVAILAGEENIREVIAFPKTQSGADPMTNSPIPGDPKAMAELGLRLIPRVD; translated from the coding sequence ATGACATCGACCAGCATGCGCACCCACCAGTGCGGCGAACTCCGCTCCGAGCACATCGGCCAGACCGTTGCCCTCACGGGCTGGGTCGGGCGTCGGCGTGAACACGGCGACAAACTCGCCTTCGTCGACCTCCGCGATCACACCGGCATCACCCAGTGCGTGATCAACGACGACGTCGACGTGCGCTCCGAGTACGTCATCCAGGTCAAGGGCGTCGTGCGGGCGCGGCCCGATGGCACGATCAACCCCAACCTGCCGACCGGTGAGATCGAGGTCGGTGAGTGCGAGGTCACCATCCTCCGCAAGGCGACCCCGCCACCGTTCCCGGTCGACGCCCGTGCCGACGAGGTCGACGAGAACATCCGGTTGCAGCACCGCTACATCGATCTGCGACGCGAGCGCATGCAGAGGAATCTGCGCGTCCGGTCGGCGGTCAACGCCGCCGTCCGCAACGCGATGGTCGGGCAGGACTTCGTCGAGGTCGAGACACCGATGCTCGTGCCGTCGACGCCCGAGGGTGCGCGTGAGTTCCTGGTGCCGGCCCGCAAGGAGCCGGGGTCGTTCTACGCCCTGCCGCAGTCACCGCAGCTGTTCAAGCAGTTGCTGATGGTGGGCGGCGTCGACCGCTACTACCAGATCGCTCGTTGCCTGCGCGACGAGGACCTCCGCGCCGACCGTCAGTACGAGTTCATGCAGCTCGACATGGAGATGAGCTTCGTCGATCAGGACGACGTCCTCGACGCCGTCAGCGTGGCGGTGCTCGACGCCGCCGAGGCGGTCACGGGGGAGCGGCCCGACCCGATCGAGCGGATCACCTGGCGTGAGGCGATGGAGCGCTTCGGCATCGACAAACCCGACCTCCGGTTCGGCATGGAACTCACCGAGCTGACCGACATCTTCGCCGCCACCGAGTTCAAGGCGTTCGCGTCGGCCGAGTCGATCAAGGGCATCAAGGTCGACGGCGCGGCCGGCGACTACGGGCGCAACCAGCTCGACAAGCTGACCGACCGGGCCAAGTCGCTCGGGGCCAAGGGTCTCGTCTGGCTCAAGGTCACCGACGAGGGATTCGACTCGCCGGTCGCGAAGTTCCTGTCCGACGACGAAGTCGTCGCGATCGAGGCGACGATGGCTGCCGAGACCGGCGACCTGATCCTGATCGTCGCCGACGAGTGGATGACGACCTGCGAGGTGCTCGGCACCCTGCGCAACGATCTGGGACGGCCCCCGGTGCACCAGGGGCCGTACAAGTACGTGTGGGTCGTCGAGTTCCCGCTGTTCGTCGGTCGCGACAAGGAGACGGGCCGGCCCAAGTCGGGCCATCACCCGTTCACGATGCCGCACCCCGACGACATCGACAAGTTCGACACCGATCCGATGTCGGTGCGCTCGATCGCCTACGACCTGGTGCTGAACGGGTGGGAACTCGGCTCTGGCAGCATCCGAATCCACGAGCCCGAACTGCAGCGCAAGGTCTTCACCGCGCTCGGCATCTCGGCGGAGGAAGCCGACAAGAAGTTCGGCTTCTTCCTCAACCCGTTCGAGTACGGCGCACCCCCGCACGGCGGGTTCGCATTCGGTCTCGACCGCCTCGTCGCGATCCTCGCCGGCGAGGAGAACATCCGCGAGGTCATCGCCTTCCCGAAGACGCAGAGCGGTGCCGATCCGATGACCAACAGTCCGATCCCCGGTGACCCCAAGGCGATGGCCGAACTCGGTCTGCGCCTGATCCCGCGCGTCGACTGA
- the hisS gene encoding histidine--tRNA ligase — protein sequence MPTFQTSPGMRDVLAPESARWRRVTAVFADVVESAGYQQIIPPIMEDLGVFTRIGEATDVVTKEMYDFVDKGDRHVALRPEQTASVCRAFVEHRPVTPWKAWYSGPNFRYEKPQRGRYRQFDQVGIEVLGVDDPHLDVEVIALGWEFYRRLGLQQVQLVVNSLGEPDDRARYIEALRAYFEAADGLSDQSRTTLAKNPLRVLDSKRPQDAAIIADAPTIAEFWSDGARTHFEAVQAGLDVLGIPYTVDMKLVRGLDYYRHTTFEFVGGTLESAQNALGGGGRYDGLVEALGGPATAGIGFALGVERALIACDDEGVFPAPDPAVAAFVIDTTGGEHALAITTELRSAGIPADRAYEQRSMKAQMKAADRSGAAYAVIVGTDELEAGTVVVRPLRSQADQVAVARDELVTDLQQRIQEAIQ from the coding sequence GTGCCCACGTTCCAGACGAGTCCCGGGATGCGCGACGTTCTCGCGCCCGAGTCCGCTCGTTGGCGTCGTGTGACCGCCGTGTTCGCCGATGTCGTCGAGTCGGCGGGGTACCAGCAGATCATTCCGCCGATCATGGAAGACCTCGGCGTGTTCACCCGGATCGGCGAGGCGACCGACGTCGTCACCAAGGAGATGTACGACTTCGTCGACAAGGGCGACCGCCACGTGGCCCTGCGTCCCGAGCAGACCGCCAGCGTCTGCCGGGCGTTCGTCGAGCACCGTCCCGTGACCCCGTGGAAAGCCTGGTATTCCGGCCCGAACTTCCGCTACGAGAAGCCGCAACGGGGCCGGTACCGCCAGTTCGACCAGGTCGGTATCGAGGTGCTCGGTGTCGACGACCCGCACCTCGACGTCGAGGTGATCGCGCTCGGCTGGGAGTTCTACCGACGGCTCGGGTTGCAGCAGGTGCAGCTCGTCGTCAACTCGCTCGGTGAGCCCGACGACCGTGCTCGTTACATCGAGGCGCTCCGCGCCTACTTCGAAGCCGCCGACGGGTTGTCCGACCAGAGCCGCACCACGCTGGCCAAGAACCCGCTCCGTGTCCTCGACTCGAAGCGCCCGCAGGACGCGGCGATCATCGCCGACGCGCCGACGATCGCCGAGTTCTGGTCGGATGGCGCTCGCACCCACTTCGAGGCGGTGCAAGCCGGACTCGACGTCCTCGGCATCCCGTACACGGTCGACATGAAGCTCGTGCGCGGCCTCGACTACTACCGCCACACCACGTTCGAGTTCGTGGGCGGCACGCTCGAATCAGCGCAGAACGCGCTGGGCGGGGGCGGCCGCTACGACGGTCTGGTCGAAGCGCTCGGCGGTCCGGCCACCGCCGGCATCGGCTTCGCGCTCGGCGTCGAGCGGGCGTTGATCGCCTGCGACGACGAGGGCGTGTTCCCGGCTCCCGATCCGGCGGTCGCCGCGTTCGTGATCGACACGACCGGTGGCGAACACGCGCTCGCGATCACGACCGAGCTGCGCTCGGCGGGCATCCCGGCCGACCGTGCCTACGAGCAGCGCAGCATGAAGGCGCAGATGAAGGCCGCAGACCGAAGCGGTGCCGCCTACGCGGTCATCGTCGGCACCGACGAACTCGAGGCCGGCACCGTGGTCGTCCGTCCGCTCCGGTCCCAGGCCGATCAGGTCGCGGTCGCACGCGACGAACTCGTCACCGATCTCCAGCAACGCATCCAGGAAGCAATCCAATGA